Sequence from the Microbacterium faecale genome:
TGCCCTGGTTTCGGGGCATCTCCCAACGACCCAGAAGGATCCCTTCATGGCGCTTGCCCACCGCTCCGATCTCCGTAACGTCGCCATCGTCGCGCACGTGGACCACGGCAAGACGACGCTTGTCGACGCGATGCTGCGCCAGACCGGTTCCTTCGGCGACCACGAGCACGTCGATGAACGTGCCATGGACTCGGGTGACCTCGAGCGTGAGAAGGGCATCACGATCCTCGCCAAGAACACGGCGGTCACCTACAACGGCGAGCACACCGACTCGCCCATCACGATCAATGTGGTCGACACCCCGGGCCACGCCGACTTCGGTGGTGAGGTCGAACGTGGTCTGTCGATGGTCCACGGCGTCGTGCTCCTCGTCGACTCCTCCGAGGGCCCGCTGCCGCAGACGCGCTTCGTGCTGCGCAAGGCGCTCGAGGCGAAGCTCCCCGTCATCCTCGTCATCAACAAGACCGACCGCCCCGACGCGCGCATCGCCGCGGTCGAGTCCGAAGCGCAGGACCTTCTTCTCGGACTCGCGGGCGATCTCGCCGATGACGTGCCCGACCTCGACGTCGACGCGCTGCTCGACGTGCCCGTCGTCTACGCGTCAGGTCGCTCCGGCCTCGCGAGCGCGACCCAGCCCGCTGACGGATCCCTGCCCGACAGCGAGAACCTCGAGCCGCTGTTCGAGGCGATCCTGAAGCACGTTCCCGCTCCCACCTATGACGATGAGGCGCCGCTGCAGGCATGGGTGACGAACCTCGACTCGTCGGCGTTCCTCGGTCGCCTCGCGCTGCTGCGCGTGTTCAACGGCACGCTCAAGAAGGGCCAGACGGTCGCGTGGGTGCGCAGCGACGGATCCACGCAGAACGCCCGCATCACCGAGCTGATGATGACCAAGGCGCTCGAGCGCTACCCGGCCGAGGAGGCCGGCCCGGGCGACATCGCCGTGATCGCCGGCTTCGACGACATCTCGATCGGGGAGACGATCGCCGACCCGCACGACGTTCGGCCGCTGCCGCAGATCTCGATCGACGAGCCGAGCATCTCGATGACGATCGGGACGAACACCTCGCCGCTCGTCGGCAAGGTGAAGGGCCACAAGCTGACCGCGCGCATGGTGAAGGACCGTCTCGACCGCGAGCTCATCGGCAACATGTCGATTCGCGTCGTCGACATCGGACAGCCCGACGCGTGGGAGGTGCAGGGTCGAGGCGAGCTGCAGCTCGCGATCCTCGTCGAGAACATGCGCCGGGAGGGCTTCGAACTCACGGTCGGAAAGCCGCAGGTCGTCACGCGTAAGGGCGACGACGGCGCGGTCATCGAGCCGTACGAGAGCCTGACGATCGACGCGCCGGAGGAGTACCTCGGCGCAATCACGCAGCTGCTCGCCGGACGCAAGGGCCGTATGGAGACGATGGTCAACCACGGCACCGGGTGGATCCGCATGGAGTTCATCATCCCGAGCCGCGGGCTCATCGGCTTCCGCACGAACTTCCTCACGATCACGCGCGGCACCGGCATCGCGAACGCGATCTCGCACGGCTACGGCCCGTGGGCGGGCGGGATCTCTCCGCGCGCACAGGGATCCATCGTGGCCGACCGCGCCGGCGTCGTCACGCCGTTCGCGATGATCGCTCTCCAGGAGCGGATGACGTTCTTCGTCGGCCCGACCGAAGAGGTCTACGAGGGCATGGTGCTTGGCGAGAACTCGCGCGCCGACGACATGGACGTGAACATCACCAAAGAGAAGAAGCTCACCAACATGCGCTCCGCGAACGCCGACTCGTTCGAGTCGATGACGCCGCCGCGCCGGTTGTCGCTCGAGGAATCTCTCGAGTTCGCGGCCGACGACGAGTGCGTCGAGGTGACCCCCGAGACCGTGCGGATCCGCAAGGTCATCCTCGACCAGGTGCAGCGGGGCCGGGAGACCGCCCGCCGGAAGCGCCAGGACTGACGTCATGGCCTGGCCGACGCGGATCATCTCGTGGCTCTTCGCCGCGCTCGCGGGAGCCGTCTTCGGCGTCGCCGGGACGATCTCGCACCCGATCGCGATCGGGTGGTTTCCGGTCGGTTTGGTGGTCGCGTCGGTCGGCTGTCTCGCGCTGATGATCGCCGTCCGCCTGCTGATCGAGGACCGCGCGAGCGTTCTCGCCTGCGGCGCCGGCATGATCGGCGCACTCATCGTGTTCTCCGGTCGCGGTCCGGGCGGATCCGTCGTCGTGGCCCAGGCCGCCCCCGGCGAGTTCCCGTATGGCGTCACCTGGATGATCGTGCTGACGGGCATTGTGCTCATCGTCGCAGCGTGGCCCCGGCTGCGCAGCGGTAATGCGCCGACACAGTAGGCCCCTCTGTCGAGGCCGCGTCCAGTAGTCACGGCTAGGATTGAGGGCGTGACTTACGTAATCGCCTTGCCTTGTGTGGACCTGAAAGACCGCGCATGCATCGACGAATGTCCCGTCGACTGCATCTACGAGGGC
This genomic interval carries:
- the typA gene encoding translational GTPase TypA; its protein translation is MALAHRSDLRNVAIVAHVDHGKTTLVDAMLRQTGSFGDHEHVDERAMDSGDLEREKGITILAKNTAVTYNGEHTDSPITINVVDTPGHADFGGEVERGLSMVHGVVLLVDSSEGPLPQTRFVLRKALEAKLPVILVINKTDRPDARIAAVESEAQDLLLGLAGDLADDVPDLDVDALLDVPVVYASGRSGLASATQPADGSLPDSENLEPLFEAILKHVPAPTYDDEAPLQAWVTNLDSSAFLGRLALLRVFNGTLKKGQTVAWVRSDGSTQNARITELMMTKALERYPAEEAGPGDIAVIAGFDDISIGETIADPHDVRPLPQISIDEPSISMTIGTNTSPLVGKVKGHKLTARMVKDRLDRELIGNMSIRVVDIGQPDAWEVQGRGELQLAILVENMRREGFELTVGKPQVVTRKGDDGAVIEPYESLTIDAPEEYLGAITQLLAGRKGRMETMVNHGTGWIRMEFIIPSRGLIGFRTNFLTITRGTGIANAISHGYGPWAGGISPRAQGSIVADRAGVVTPFAMIALQERMTFFVGPTEEVYEGMVLGENSRADDMDVNITKEKKLTNMRSANADSFESMTPPRRLSLEESLEFAADDECVEVTPETVRIRKVILDQVQRGRETARRKRQD
- a CDS encoding DUF6113 family protein, with translation MAWPTRIISWLFAALAGAVFGVAGTISHPIAIGWFPVGLVVASVGCLALMIAVRLLIEDRASVLACGAGMIGALIVFSGRGPGGSVVVAQAAPGEFPYGVTWMIVLTGIVLIVAAWPRLRSGNAPTQ